One window from the genome of Cryptococcus neoformans var. neoformans JEC21 chromosome 12 sequence encodes:
- a CDS encoding histone deacetylase 3, putative, with protein MVPSTSSTNHSAFRVSYLWSPALQRLSDDLPSNVGRSSMVHDLIRSLDLLDFEELKERFLKSDNPEDEDGKSEDDDDNEADRNEVNNGDKQGADGEPQRRKPGSPTASPPHAQNKKATVVFPQPSLGTKACLLKYHDRSYIERLLMAHTDRDPNDPTHLPSSPSSSASSPRPAKIARTDPYNLSHDNPVFPTLASYISHVTAATSTACRLLATDKADWAVCWDGGRHHAKRKEAGGFCYVNDLVLGGLLLSREGRIPLPLKEGEDPKRQRTRAPRILYLDMDLHYSDGVSAAFHSPTVYPYPLKEGITPPKPPNVLTLSVHHSSPIFFPPPTPLSLLPSPDTESPFSLSIPLSAYPSRQTYAKVFNQCIQPIREAWDPDYIILQLGTDGLPGDRVGQYGNWSVDGEGGIKWVVERVKEWGKKVCVTGGGGYRHDNAARAWAEVTGVLLDRDFVEDMPIPHHDHFEQYAPSFTLQVPDSHMRDENKPEDLEKAAEVFNVLAERIKIIVDANS; from the exons ATGGTACCATCTACAAGTTCAACAAATCACTCTGCATTTAGAGTGTCATACTTATGGTCGCCTGCTCTTCAACGTCTATCCGACGACTTGCCTTCGAATGTCGGACGATCAAGTATGGTGCATGATTTGATCAGATCACTCGACTTACTTGACTTTGAAGAGCTGAAAGAGAGGTTCTTGAAAAGCGATAATccggaagatgaggatggaaagagtgaggatgatgacgataaTGAAGCGGACAGGAACGAAGTTAACAATGGAGATAAACAAGGGGCTGATGGAGAGCcccaaagaagaaaaccGGGCAGCCCGACTGCGTCTCCACCCCACGCCCAAAATAAGAAAGCCACAGTCGTATTTCCTCAACCAAGTCTAGGTACCAAGGCATGTCTCCTAAAATACCATGATCGCTCATACATAG AGCGCCTTCTAATGGCTCACACCGACAGAGATCCTAATGATCCTActcatctcccttcttcaccttcgtcatccgcttcttctccccgGCCTGCCAAGATTGCTCGCACAGATCCTTACAATCTCTCGCACGACAATCCTGTATTTCCAACTTTAGCGTCGTACATCTCCCACGTAACAGCCGCTACATCCACGGCGTGCCGTCTGCTTGCCACTGACAAAGCTGACTGGGCGGTATGTTGGGATGGTGGCCGGCATCATgcgaaaagaaaagaggctGGAGGATTTTGTTATGTGAATGATCTCGTCCTGGGTGGCTTGTTGCTCTCCCGCGAAGGGCGAATACCATTACCgttgaaagaaggggaagatccgaagaggcagaggacAAGGGCACCAAGGATACTCTACCTTGATATGGACCTCCACTACTCTGATGGAGTTTCAGCAGCCTTCCACTCCCCCACAGTATATCCCTACCCCTTGAAAGAAGGCATAACCCCCCCGAAACCACCAAACGTCCTGACCCTTTCCGTCCACCActcatctcccatcttcttccctcctcctacacccctctctctcctaCCCTCCCCAGATACTGAATCTCcgttctctctctccatcccacTCTCAGCTTACCCTTCCCGCCAAACATATGCGAAAGTTTTCAACCAATGTATCCAGCCGATCCGCGAAGCTTGGGATCCAGACTACATCATTCTCCAGCTCGGCACTGATGGTCTTCCTGGAGATAGAGTGGGCCAGTACGGAAACTGGTCTgttgatggggaaggagggatcAAGTGGGTTGTGGAGCGAGTGAAAGAGTGGGGGAAGAAAGTTTGTGTgacaggtggaggagggtaTAGACATGATAATGCTGCTAGAGCGTGGGCCGAGGTCACGGGCGTCTTG CTGGATAGAGACTTTGTCGAGGACATGCCTATTCCCCACCATGATCATTTTGAGCAGTACGCTCCGTCTTTTACTCTACAAGTGCCAGACA GCCATATGAGGGACGAAAACAAGCCAGAAGATCTGGAAAAGGCTGCCGAAGTGTTCAACGTCCTCGCTGAGAGAATTAAAATCATTGTAGACGCCAATTCATAG
- a CDS encoding AY086643 putativepod-specific dehydrogenase SAC25, putative, which yields MSLWSNIWLWIRYQVNVIIHCGFPCFFWVQPTWSIDKIENQEGKVVLITGGNSGTGYATALALYNAGATVYIACRNLTRAKEAAEDIKKGGERGIWGVTYPRKELDKAGGNKKGRVEIIQLDLTDLASVEKCAEEFLNKEKKLDLLFANAGIMATPEGQYTKQGYTLQFGTNTLGHHRLITLLLPLLLSSPPSLPSRVILTSSAGHSMAPKGGVNFKSVVRDPSDTGSGQGKYELDKWTEYAQSKWGNIASAKYLEDTYGKEGRLIAVAVHPGLVATNLTNHLPFVGIFYRWVPWLRHLFTRDPSTGALNQLYAATLPLPDAWFLNGEYVVPYNTVGICRSDLLDKKRIEEVWNWCDEQGKKFA from the exons ATGAGTCTCTGGTCCAACATATGGCTCTGGATCCGCTACCAGGTCAacgtcatcatccattgTGGTTTCCCATGTTTCTTCTGGGTCCAGCCAACATGGAGCATTGATAAGATCGAGAAtcaagaaggcaag GTCGTACTCATCACAGGCGGAAATTCGGGCACCGGCTACGCAACAGCTCTCGCACTCTACAACGCCGGCGCGACAGTCTATATTGCGTGCCGAAACTTGACACGAGCCAAAGAAGCTGCCGAAGATATcaagaagggaggagagagggggATTTGGGGTGTGACTTACCCACGCAAGGAGCTCGATAAAGCTGGAGGGAATAAGAAGGGCAGGGTGGAGATTATCCAATTGGACTTGACTGATTTGGCGAGCGTGGAGAAATGCGCCGAGGAGTTTTTGAA caaggagaagaagcttgatCTCTTGTTTGCCAACGCTGGTATCATGGCTAC TCCTGAAGGTCAATACACAAAGCAGGGATACACACTCCAGTTTGGTACCAAT ACTCTCGGCCATCACCGTCTCATCACTCTCCTCTtaccacttcttctctcttcccctcccagCCTTCCTTCCCGAGTCATCCTGACTTCCTCCGCCGGACACTCCATGGCACCCAAGGGAGGTGTCAACTTCAAATCAGTTGTCCGAGACCCTTCTGACACCGGTTCCGGACAAGGCAAATACGAACTTGACAAGTGGACTGAGTATGCACAGAGCAAGTGGGGTAACATTGCGAGTGCGAAATATCTTGAGGATACCtatggaaaagagggaaggTTGATTGCAGTTGCTGTCCATCCTG GTTTGGTTGCGACAAATCTGACAAACCATTTACCTTTCGTTGGAATCTTTTATCGATGGGTTCCCTGGTTGAGA CATTTGTTCACCCGGGACCCCTCCACAGGTGCTCTCAATCAGCTCTACGCCGCGACCCTTCCTTTACCCGATGCTTGGTTCTTGAACGGCGAATACGTCGTCCCTTACAACACCGTCGGTATCTGCCGATCTGATTTGTTGGATAAGAAGAGGATAGAAGAGGTTTGGAACTGGTGTGATGAGCAGGGAAAGAAGTTTGCGTAG
- a CDS encoding cytoplasm protein, putative, translated as MASKQHAHILSLARSMIPPLHPKLHKGQAGRIGVLGGSGDYSGAPYFSSMGAMRFGADLAHVICEPSAGAVIKTYSPDLIVHTILDPQKSREDIRSALKGVMSRLHVLIIGPGLGRDDHMQSCAKIAFELAKDMEQMGVVVDADGLWLVQNEPKVVMDWPGVPRIILTPNVMEFKRLCDTMKINASGPHTSLCPQLATALGNATIIQKGPSDIISNGLKIPSALLSDESEEQNYLEVKVEGGLKRVGGQGDILSGSTGVLLAWGSEWVRGTYEHVGHPPPQDKAIAENIPVLAAYGASTFNRTVSKRGFQKKGRSMVTGDLVDMVGEVYEEVFGKPGEMEGRGKL; from the exons ATGGCATCAAAGCAACACGCccacatcctctccctcgcGAGGAGCATgatccctcctctccacccaAAGCTTCATAAGGGTCAAGCCG GTCGAATCGGTGTCCTTGGTGGATCGGGAGA CTACTCAGGAGCGCCTTACTTTTCTTCTATGGGCGCCATGCGCTTTGGAGCTGATTTAGCCCATGTTATTTGTGAACCTTCTGCTGGAGCCGTTATTAAGACCTA CTCCCCGGATTTGATCGTCCACACCATCCTCGACCCTCAGAAGTCTCGAGAGGACATCAGGTCCGCCCTCAAGGGCGTCATGTCTCGCTTGCATGTACTGATCATTGGTCCTGGCCTGGGAAGGGATGACCACATGCAGAGCTGTGCCAAGATTGCCTTTGAGCTGGCCAAGGACATGGAGCAGATGGGTGTTGTCGTCGACGCCGATGGATTGTGGCTTGTCCAG AATGAGCCCAAGGTAGTGATGGACTGGCCCGGTGTCCCTCGAATCATTCTTACTCCCAATGTCATGGAATTCAAACGCCTTTGTGACACAATG AAAATTAATGCCTCTGGCCCCCATACCTCATTGTGTCCTCAGCTGGCTACTGCTCTCGGCAATGCCACCATCATTCAGAAAGGTCCCAGCGATATCATCTCCAACGGTCTGAAGATTCCATCTGCACTTCTTTCTGATGAGTCAGAAGAGCAGAATTACTTGGAAGTCAAGGTCGAAGGGGGCTTGAAGCGGGTCGGCGGCCAGGGAGATATCTTGAGTGGTAGTACCGGTGTTCTGCTCGCTTGGGGTAGCGAATGGGTTCGGGGAACTTATGA GCATGTAGGTCATCCCCCTCCCCAAGACAAGGCTATTGCAGAGAACATCCCTGTCCTTGCGGCATATGGTGCTTCCACGTTCAACCGAACTGTCTCAAAACGAGGCTTCCAGAAAAAAGGCAGAAGTATGGTCACTGGTGATCTCGTTGACATGGTTGGGGAGGTTTATGAGGAGGTTTTCGGGAAGCCAGGAGAAATGGAGGGCCGAGGTAAACTTTAG